One Nocardia farcinica genomic region harbors:
- a CDS encoding amidase, with product MTRYAPWSLRELVDDLAADRVGLEQVWQRSRRRIAETEQRLHAWVVRDPQPSPAGIPLGVKDIIDVSGYPTRCGSRVRADSAAATTDAEIVRRWRAAGFVPAGKTVTTEFAYFSPGPTGNPAAPGHTPGGSSSGSAAAVAAGQVPLALGSQTAGSVTRPAAYCGVAALVLTRGLLPTDGVTGLAPSLDSHGFFTAEVADLACAWSMLTGAPDPLDAPVAAPRVAVWDGGPPVEPSMRDAVAALRDRMVAEGADVVDFAHEVVAPAVEAHRMVMAYEAARERAAELARAEELSRPLADLLRTGAAISDSDYTAARRAIERTRGAVSAVLGDYDVVLGPAAPGPAPHGLHATGDPVLSRPWQALGLPVVTVPGLRDPHGLPLGIQVIGAPHSEAALLRAAAWIHDITDTRRSR from the coding sequence ATGACGCGGTACGCGCCGTGGTCGCTGCGCGAGCTGGTCGACGATCTCGCCGCCGACCGGGTCGGCCTCGAACAGGTGTGGCAGCGTTCGCGGCGCCGGATCGCCGAGACCGAGCAGCGCCTGCACGCCTGGGTGGTTCGCGATCCGCAGCCCTCGCCCGCCGGAATCCCGTTGGGCGTCAAGGACATCATCGACGTGTCCGGCTACCCGACCCGGTGCGGTTCCCGCGTGCGGGCCGACAGCGCCGCGGCGACCACGGACGCCGAGATCGTGCGGCGGTGGCGAGCGGCCGGGTTCGTCCCGGCGGGCAAGACCGTCACCACGGAGTTCGCCTACTTCTCCCCCGGCCCCACCGGCAATCCGGCGGCGCCCGGGCACACACCCGGCGGATCGTCGAGCGGGTCGGCGGCCGCCGTGGCCGCCGGTCAGGTGCCGCTGGCGCTGGGCTCGCAGACCGCGGGCTCGGTCACCCGACCGGCCGCCTACTGCGGGGTGGCGGCGCTGGTGCTCACCCGCGGCCTGCTGCCCACCGACGGGGTCACCGGGCTCGCGCCCAGTCTGGACAGTCACGGGTTCTTCACCGCGGAGGTGGCTGATCTCGCCTGCGCGTGGTCGATGCTGACGGGAGCGCCCGACCCGCTGGACGCGCCGGTCGCCGCACCGCGGGTGGCGGTGTGGGACGGTGGTCCGCCGGTCGAGCCGTCGATGCGCGATGCCGTTGCGGCGCTGCGGGATCGGATGGTCGCCGAGGGCGCCGACGTGGTGGATTTCGCCCACGAGGTCGTCGCACCCGCCGTCGAGGCCCACCGGATGGTCATGGCCTACGAGGCAGCCCGCGAGCGCGCCGCCGAACTCGCCCGGGCCGAGGAACTCAGCCGCCCGCTGGCCGACCTGCTCCGCACCGGTGCCGCGATCAGCGACTCCGACTACACCGCGGCCCGGCGGGCGATCGAGCGCACGCGCGGTGCGGTGTCGGCCGTGCTCGGCGACTACGACGTCGTGCTCGGCCCCGCCGCGCCCGGACCGGCGCCGCACGGACTGCACGCCACCGGCGACCCGGTGCTCAGCCGGCCCTGGCAGGCGCTGGGGCTCCCGGTGGTCACGGTCCCCGGGCTGCGCGACCCGCACGGGCTGCCGCTGGGCATCCAGGTGATCGGCGCCCCGCACTCGGAGGCTGCCCTGCTGCGCGCGGCGGCGTGGATTCACGACATCACCGACACGAGGAGGTCACGGTGA
- a CDS encoding PAS domain-containing sensor histidine kinase, whose translation MSVDPRAPELVVSDFVTMMNATEVCVLVHDAETKNILWANPAACAMLGFDLDEIRPLKANDMSSSAQQYDRVIGRAWLQDAVEHGSSRIEWHYRAKSGRVIPTDAVATRIDLAQGPAVMVQFRDIEREQRTEHALRLTTTYVDALARHTATMAFVLDEDGEIRFATDTALTRLGLDPGTELPAGPRLTSYAYLHRAGRRTGWAEVAADADPVAAVRLEVAQPDGTTSWLDGSLERLDDTDVPAFLMLVHDVSDRVRDERKRGLELQRENYLARYTAMGDMAMAIAHELGQPLAAAGNYIAGIRSHLPGGEQLDRRVGIGLDAARKQIDRAATIVATLRAFVGHLEQVDQVADLNDVVTECLYFVRLRAEQHGVVIELDLSPTPVDVRCERVLTGQVIVNLCFNAIDEMAQCPPGARRILLATELRAEGGCFTVRDHGRGVQRDPFLESFTSKSHGSGIGLALSYRIITRQHGTIWCRAAEGGGSIFGFALPTP comes from the coding sequence ATGTCCGTCGATCCGCGTGCTCCCGAATTGGTCGTCTCGGATTTCGTCACGATGATGAACGCCACCGAGGTCTGTGTGCTCGTCCACGACGCCGAGACCAAGAACATTCTCTGGGCCAACCCGGCCGCGTGCGCGATGCTCGGTTTCGATCTCGACGAGATCCGTCCGCTCAAGGCCAACGACATGAGCAGTTCGGCCCAGCAGTACGACCGGGTGATCGGCCGCGCCTGGCTCCAGGACGCGGTGGAGCACGGCAGCAGCCGCATCGAATGGCACTACCGCGCCAAATCCGGGCGGGTCATTCCCACCGACGCCGTCGCCACCCGCATCGATCTCGCGCAGGGGCCCGCGGTGATGGTGCAGTTCCGCGACATCGAGCGCGAGCAGCGCACCGAACACGCCCTGCGCCTGACCACGACCTACGTCGACGCGCTGGCCAGGCACACCGCGACGATGGCGTTCGTCCTCGACGAGGACGGGGAGATCCGCTTCGCCACCGACACCGCCCTGACCCGCCTCGGCCTGGACCCCGGCACCGAACTACCGGCCGGGCCGCGGCTCACCTCCTACGCCTACCTGCACCGGGCCGGCAGGCGCACCGGATGGGCCGAGGTCGCCGCCGACGCCGACCCGGTGGCCGCGGTGCGGCTCGAGGTCGCCCAGCCCGACGGCACCACCTCCTGGCTCGACGGCAGCCTGGAGCGACTCGACGACACCGACGTGCCCGCCTTCCTCATGCTGGTCCACGACGTGTCCGATCGGGTGCGGGACGAGCGCAAACGCGGACTGGAACTCCAGCGCGAGAACTACCTCGCCCGCTACACCGCGATGGGCGACATGGCGATGGCGATCGCCCACGAGCTGGGCCAGCCGCTGGCGGCCGCGGGCAACTACATCGCGGGCATCCGCTCGCACCTGCCCGGCGGGGAGCAGCTGGACCGCCGGGTCGGCATCGGCCTCGACGCGGCCCGCAAGCAGATCGACCGGGCCGCGACCATCGTGGCCACACTGCGCGCGTTCGTCGGGCACCTGGAACAGGTCGACCAGGTCGCCGACCTCAACGACGTGGTCACCGAATGCCTCTACTTCGTGCGGTTGCGCGCCGAACAGCACGGGGTGGTGATCGAGCTCGACCTGTCCCCCACCCCCGTGGACGTGCGCTGCGAACGGGTGCTGACCGGGCAGGTGATCGTGAACCTGTGCTTCAACGCCATCGACGAGATGGCGCAGTGTCCGCCCGGAGCGCGGCGCATCCTGCTGGCCACCGAGCTGCGGGCGGAGGGCGGCTGTTTCACGGTGCGCGATCACGGGCGCGGTGTGCAGCGTGATCCGTTCCTGGAATCGTTCACCTCGAAATCGCACGGCAGCGGGATCGGATTGGCGTTGAGTTATCGCATCATCACCCGCCAGCACGGCACCATCTGGTGCCGTGCCGCCGAGGGCGGCGGCTCGATCTTCGGATTCGCGCTGCCCACACCCTGA
- a CDS encoding flavin reductase, producing MTKQLTAEQRDFRAAMSNLSAAVNVVTTNGPGGRAGITVSAVCSVTDSPPTVLVCVNQSSYTHAIFRRNERLCVNVLSARDEELAGHFAGATGVPMAERFEWAMWDHDTEDIPMLRTAAARVVGRIISDHTQGSHSIFLVSVERVDVRENADALVYFQRRFHHVGTEQESTAWTTRRPA from the coding sequence ATGACCAAGCAATTGACCGCCGAACAGCGTGACTTCCGGGCGGCGATGTCGAATCTCTCGGCCGCAGTCAACGTGGTCACCACCAACGGGCCGGGTGGTCGCGCGGGCATCACCGTCAGTGCCGTGTGTTCGGTCACCGATTCACCGCCCACGGTTCTGGTGTGCGTCAATCAGTCCAGTTACACGCACGCGATCTTCCGCCGGAACGAGCGGTTGTGCGTCAACGTTCTCAGTGCCCGCGACGAGGAATTGGCCGGGCATTTCGCGGGGGCGACCGGGGTGCCGATGGCCGAACGGTTCGAGTGGGCGATGTGGGATCACGACACCGAGGACATCCCGATGCTGCGCACCGCCGCCGCCCGGGTGGTCGGCCGGATCATCAGCGACCACACCCAGGGCTCGCATTCGATCTTCCTGGTGAGTGTGGAGCGAGTCGACGTCCGGGAGAACGCCGACGCCCTCGTCTACTTCCAGCGCCGTTTCCACCACGTCGGCACCGAGCAGGAGAGCACCGCATGGACGACTCGCAGGCCCGCCTGA